Sequence from the Ereboglobus luteus genome:
ATAACCCTTGCCCCAGTGGTCGGGGAAAAGCCGCCAGCCGACCTCGACGCAAGGCATGAAGGGGAACGGGTGCCGCGGGATTTGCAGGCCGACGGAACCGATGAAAACGGGCGCGCTGTTTCCGGCGATTGTTTCGCGCAATTCGACGGCCCAGAAACCCCAGCCGTGCCCGGTAATGTGCGCGGCCCAGCGATCCATGATGACATCGCTCGCGGCGCGGTCATCGACGGGCATCAAAAACTCCATCACGCGCGGATTTCGGCAAAGCTCAAAAAACGGCTCGCGATCGGAATCGCGCCATTGGCGAAGACGGAGGCGCGGCGTGGTGAGTTCGGTGATTGCGGGAGCGGACATGGTGTATTTTTGGAGTGCGGTGGCAGAGGGCGCGTTAGCGACCGGCGACACCGCTTTGGATGATTTGTGG
This genomic interval carries:
- a CDS encoding GNAT family N-acetyltransferase, with the protein product MSAPAITELTTPRLRLRQWRDSDREPFFELCRNPRVMEFLMPVDDRAASDVIMDRWAAHITGHGWGFWAVELRETIAGNSAPVFIGSVGLQIPRHPFPFMPCVEVGWRLFPDHWGKGYAIEAARASIDFGFNRLGLSEIVAITTTRNHRSQAVMQRLGMTPGNPPAFRHPSIPHDHPLSEHVLYRLDAVRRESFKTENETARA